In Nicotiana tabacum cultivar K326 chromosome 11, ASM71507v2, whole genome shotgun sequence, a single window of DNA contains:
- the LOC107782073 gene encoding uncharacterized protein LOC107782073, translated as MASKFDMKGFYRQKKNKNGGITKPTNSKSPFAITTKRSITPKQAAAIGSEFTHSPALNVYGSPNLQDDYDGKEELLRQFDLNMAYGPCLGLSRLDRWERAKNLGLNPPRDVEPLLRSSKVRNESLWDGRV; from the exons atggcATCGAAATTTGATATGAAGGGTTTCTATAGGCAAAAGAAGAATAAGAATGGCGGAATCACTAAGCCAACAAATTCAAAATCACCATTTGCTATTACTACGAAGAGATCTATAACACCAAAGCAAGCGGCTGCTATCGGCTCTGAATTTACCCACTCTCCAGCCCTAAATGTCTACGGCTCTCCCAATTTGCAAG ATGATTATGACGGGAAGGAGGAATTGTTAAGGCAATTTGACTTGAATATGGCTTATGGACCATGTCTTGGATTGAGCAGATTGGACAGATGGGAGCGTGCTAAGAATCTCGGTTTAAACCCTCCAAGAGATGTGGAGCCCCTCTTGAGATCTAGCAAGGTTCGGAATGAATCTCTGTGGGATGGACGCGTTTAA